Proteins from a single region of Kineosporiaceae bacterium:
- a CDS encoding type II toxin-antitoxin system VapC family toxin, with protein MRPVGWTVPDAAEFVVLDTDVVSRLHKRTLPGSMLRRISGMSPCITFVTLAELEQWVILRGWGSARRASLERWINMVPRLGYDDEVARIWGRLSAEGRRLGRTSPANDTWNAACCLAEGLPLATLNVKDYSDITERSGLRLITA; from the coding sequence ATGCGGCCCGTCGGGTGGACGGTGCCTGACGCCGCCGAGTTCGTGGTGCTGGACACGGACGTCGTCTCGCGTCTTCACAAGCGCACCTTGCCAGGGTCGATGTTGCGCCGAATCTCAGGCATGTCACCGTGCATCACCTTTGTCACTCTGGCTGAGCTGGAGCAGTGGGTGATCCTTCGTGGCTGGGGATCTGCTCGTCGTGCGAGCCTCGAGCGTTGGATCAACATGGTGCCGCGCCTGGGTTACGACGATGAGGTGGCCCGTATTTGGGGGCGCTTGTCGGCCGAGGGCCGTCGTCTCGGGAGAACGTCGCCTGCCAACGACACCTGGAACGCTGCCTGCTGCCTGGCGGAGGGGCTTCCCTTGGCCACGCTGAACGTCAAGGACTACAGCGACATCACGGAACGCAGCGGGCTGCGGCTCATCACGGCTTGA
- a CDS encoding trigger factor, whose translation MKSAVETLNPTRVKLTVEVPYEELAPSVDAAYKTISQQVAIPGFRKGKVPPRIIDQRVGRGAVLQEAVDKALPDFYAKAVQEVDVRPLGRPTVEVTDVPEGTDGDLKFTVEVDVRPQITLPDLDALTVTVDDAEVTEADVDERVESLRERFGTLMAVDRPVADGDFITLDIAIAVDGEEVEAAKSLSYQVGTGRLVEGLDDVLPGLSAEETTSFDTVLPGGELAGKTAHVTITVQGVKERELPVVDDDFAQLASEFDTLDELREDLRGQAAQAKVFDQGIQARERLVEQLLESLDIPVPDAVIADEVHHHLEGEGRLEDDEHRAEVDAEARKALQAQLLLDAIAEQEDVNVGQRELIEYLVQASQQYGMDPNQFMQAVGEAGQVPAMVAEVARRKALAVILQKATVTDASGNVVDLAALFEADEDEDAEGEELEALEPIGDDEPAPAGAADPSAVSLSDIGGFVPDEPVAK comes from the coding sequence GTGAAGAGCGCCGTCGAGACCCTCAACCCGACCCGGGTCAAGCTGACCGTCGAGGTCCCTTACGAGGAGCTCGCGCCCAGCGTCGACGCCGCGTACAAGACGATCTCTCAGCAGGTCGCCATCCCCGGCTTTCGCAAGGGCAAGGTGCCGCCGCGGATCATCGACCAGCGGGTCGGCCGCGGCGCCGTCCTGCAGGAGGCCGTCGACAAGGCGCTGCCGGACTTCTACGCCAAGGCGGTCCAGGAGGTCGACGTCCGCCCGCTCGGCCGACCGACCGTCGAGGTGACGGACGTCCCCGAGGGCACCGACGGTGACCTGAAGTTCACGGTCGAGGTCGACGTCCGCCCCCAGATCACGCTGCCCGACCTCGACGCGCTGACCGTGACCGTGGACGACGCCGAGGTCACCGAGGCCGACGTCGACGAGCGGGTCGAGTCGTTGCGCGAGCGGTTCGGCACCCTGATGGCGGTCGATCGTCCGGTCGCCGACGGCGACTTCATCACCCTCGACATCGCCATCGCGGTGGACGGCGAGGAGGTCGAGGCTGCCAAGAGCCTGTCGTACCAGGTCGGCACCGGTCGGCTGGTCGAAGGCCTGGACGACGTGCTGCCCGGACTGTCCGCCGAGGAGACCACCTCGTTCGACACCGTGCTTCCCGGCGGCGAGCTGGCCGGCAAGACCGCCCACGTCACGATCACCGTGCAGGGTGTCAAGGAGCGTGAGCTGCCCGTCGTCGACGACGACTTCGCCCAGCTCGCCTCCGAGTTCGACACCCTCGACGAGCTGCGCGAGGACCTGCGCGGTCAGGCCGCCCAGGCGAAGGTCTTCGACCAGGGCATCCAGGCCCGTGAGCGGCTGGTCGAGCAGCTGCTCGAGTCCCTCGACATCCCCGTGCCGGACGCCGTGATCGCCGACGAGGTGCACCACCACCTCGAGGGCGAGGGACGCCTCGAGGACGACGAGCACCGCGCCGAGGTCGACGCCGAGGCCCGCAAGGCACTCCAGGCCCAGCTGCTGCTGGACGCCATCGCCGAGCAGGAGGACGTCAACGTCGGTCAGCGCGAGCTGATCGAGTACCTGGTGCAGGCCTCCCAGCAGTACGGCATGGACCCCAACCAGTTCATGCAGGCCGTGGGTGAGGCCGGTCAGGTGCCCGCCATGGTCGCCGAGGTGGCCCGCCGCAAGGCGCTGGCCGTGATCCTGCAGAAGGCCACCGTCACCGACGCCTCTGGCAACGTCGTCGACCTGGCGGCTCTCTTCGAGGCCGACGAGGACGAGGACGCCGAGGGCGAGGAGCTCGAGGCCCTCGAGCCGATCGGCGACGACGAGCCGGCCCCGGCCGGTGCGGCCGACCCGAGCGCCGTCTCGCTGAGTGACATCGGTGGGTTCGTTCCCGACGAGCCTGTCGCCAAGTAG
- a CDS encoding DUF429 domain-containing protein yields the protein MITAGVDLATEPAKTATATITWTAGRAVVSSVLLGADDDDILNSIAGVDVLGIDCPLGWPDDFVAFLQAHHNGHVVAPVDVIGRDWRRRLANRATDRQVHLVCGVTPLSVAADRIALTAMRAAGILARLADEGRPVDRSGSGVVVEVYPAASLKIWQLPHQGYKRVENQRVREQLIASLLAAAPWLDLGTSSDLCVRSDDALDAVIAALTARAHKLGLTTTPAAGLQREQATREGWIALPTQPLSTLVRTPPS from the coding sequence GTGATCACAGCCGGCGTTGACCTGGCGACGGAGCCAGCCAAGACGGCGACAGCGACCATCACGTGGACCGCGGGCAGGGCCGTGGTCTCGTCCGTGCTGCTGGGTGCCGATGATGACGACATCCTCAACTCGATTGCCGGTGTGGACGTTCTCGGCATTGACTGCCCCTTGGGCTGGCCGGACGATTTCGTGGCGTTCCTTCAGGCTCATCACAACGGGCACGTTGTCGCCCCCGTGGACGTGATCGGCAGGGACTGGCGTCGACGACTGGCCAACCGAGCAACCGATCGGCAGGTGCACCTCGTGTGCGGGGTGACGCCGCTCAGCGTGGCCGCGGATCGCATCGCCCTGACCGCCATGCGAGCGGCCGGAATCCTCGCTCGCCTTGCCGACGAAGGTCGCCCCGTCGATCGATCCGGCAGCGGCGTCGTCGTGGAGGTCTATCCCGCTGCATCGCTCAAGATCTGGCAACTGCCACACCAGGGCTACAAGCGGGTCGAGAACCAGCGGGTGCGGGAGCAGCTGATCGCGTCTCTCCTGGCCGCCGCGCCCTGGTTGGACCTCGGTACCTCGAGCGACCTCTGCGTCCGGTCCGATGATGCACTCGACGCTGTCATCGCCGCGTTGACCGCCCGTGCACACAAACTCGGGCTCACCACGACCCCAGCCGCCGGTCTTCAGCGTGAGCAGGCCACGCGCGAGGGATGGATCGCCCTCCCGACCCAGCCCCTGTCGACCCTCGTCAGGACGCCACCGAGCTAG
- a CDS encoding DUF1361 domain-containing protein gives MATTTDQHPAAPAAPSRRVGTSRWLMAAALVMALVGCAAMLVLRARLGGWSPTFLAWNLFLAAVPFPLAWAVDALSRRAAPWWTMAIPGAVWLAFFPNAPYLVTDLIHLAPSSGVPLWFDALLYFAVAATGLLLGLVSLYLVQASVRRAAGSRAGWAVSGAAITLGAYGIYLGRIERWNSWDVVTAPSSLLHAVATSFSDLARSRESLLLVLGFIVFTTAVYLTLYAFANLVRADGAADVDASDRAS, from the coding sequence GTGGCGACAACGACCGATCAGCACCCAGCGGCGCCCGCGGCCCCCTCCCGTCGCGTCGGAACCAGCCGCTGGTTGATGGCCGCCGCGCTGGTCATGGCCCTCGTCGGCTGCGCCGCCATGTTGGTGTTGCGCGCTCGCCTCGGCGGCTGGTCCCCGACGTTCCTGGCCTGGAACCTCTTCCTGGCCGCCGTTCCGTTCCCCCTGGCCTGGGCCGTCGATGCACTCAGCAGGCGCGCGGCCCCGTGGTGGACGATGGCCATCCCTGGCGCAGTCTGGCTGGCGTTCTTCCCGAACGCGCCCTACCTGGTCACCGATCTGATCCATCTCGCCCCGAGCAGCGGCGTCCCGCTCTGGTTCGACGCCTTGCTCTATTTCGCCGTGGCCGCCACGGGGCTGTTGCTGGGCTTGGTCTCGCTCTACCTGGTGCAGGCGAGCGTCCGGCGCGCTGCCGGCAGCCGTGCCGGATGGGCCGTCAGCGGCGCGGCCATCACCCTGGGTGCCTACGGCATCTACCTCGGGCGCATCGAACGCTGGAACTCGTGGGACGTCGTCACCGCGCCGTCCTCGTTGTTACACGCCGTCGCCACGTCCTTCAGTGATCTCGCCCGCAGCCGGGAGTCGCTGCTGCTGGTGCTCGGCTTCATCGTGTTCACCACGGCCGTCTACCTGACCCTCTACGCCTTCGCCAACCTGGTGCGGGCGGACGGCGCCGCGGACGTCGACGCCTCGGATCGCGCGTCCTGA
- a CDS encoding VOC family protein, whose translation MACRITELVLYAHDPELLARFWCEVLGYVELERDEATLEIGPPDAGFGGPQPTIVFIRTREPKRGTLRLHFDVNATDRDQDDELERLLAAGARRVDIGQPADASWHVLADPEGHEFCLLRRRMAAV comes from the coding sequence ATGGCGTGCCGCATCACCGAACTCGTCCTGTACGCGCACGATCCGGAGCTGCTGGCCCGGTTCTGGTGTGAGGTCCTGGGTTACGTCGAACTGGAACGCGACGAGGCGACCCTGGAGATCGGACCACCCGATGCAGGGTTCGGTGGGCCGCAGCCCACGATCGTCTTCATCCGGACCCGCGAACCCAAGCGGGGCACGTTGCGGCTGCACTTCGACGTGAACGCCACCGACCGCGACCAGGACGACGAGCTGGAGCGGTTGCTCGCGGCCGGCGCCCGCCGAGTCGACATCGGGCAGCCTGCCGACGCGTCGTGGCACGTGCTCGCCGATCCGGAGGGCCATGAGTTCTGCTTGCTGCGGCGTCGGATGGCGGCGGTGTAG
- a CDS encoding DUF998 domain-containing protein — protein sequence MPSPRWFDRAALSLGIGVPVLYFLTQGVVGVLTPGYSFRQQAASDLGVGDSIRAMVFNLGAISTGVLAVVAAYGLAVAPRWCPIPVVRSRLTALAVASTGAAAIAAGVFPLPDPRHGGGPIGAGMFVIPLLMATLLWRAASPVVRGYLGLNLALFIGCAAMLSGTTPVDQVANGGLLQRLLAVTVFGAIGVGCAVISATRSTGTRVGELHRSS from the coding sequence ATGCCCTCTCCCCGCTGGTTCGACCGCGCCGCCCTGAGCCTGGGTATCGGCGTCCCGGTGCTCTACTTCCTGACTCAGGGCGTGGTCGGGGTACTCACGCCCGGGTACAGCTTCCGGCAGCAGGCGGCCAGCGACCTCGGGGTCGGTGACTCGATCCGGGCGATGGTCTTCAACCTGGGTGCGATCTCGACCGGGGTCTTGGCTGTGGTCGCCGCGTACGGGCTGGCAGTCGCCCCTCGCTGGTGTCCGATTCCCGTGGTCCGGTCGAGACTGACCGCGCTGGCGGTCGCATCGACCGGTGCCGCCGCCATCGCAGCGGGGGTCTTCCCGCTGCCGGATCCCCGACACGGCGGCGGACCGATCGGCGCCGGCATGTTCGTGATCCCGCTGCTGATGGCGACCCTGCTCTGGAGGGCAGCATCACCTGTGGTCCGAGGCTATCTCGGGCTGAACCTCGCGCTCTTCATCGGATGCGCCGCGATGCTCAGCGGCACGACGCCGGTCGACCAGGTCGCCAACGGCGGCCTGCTGCAACGGCTGCTCGCGGTCACGGTGTTCGGAGCGATCGGGGTCGGTTGTGCGGTCATCAGCGCCACCCGTTCCACCGGTACCCGTGTGGGCGAGCTCCACCGATCGTCGTGA
- a CDS encoding amidase — MSSTVGWTAGEIAAAVHRGEVTPREVVRDHLEVIDRIDPVVGAFVQVRGDQALTEAEELAAHPELGRLPLAGVPVAVKGNTAVLGEATRFGCAVTDATPARDDHEVVVRLRAAGAIVVGVTRMPELGVWGTTDDAGGVTRNPWQLDRTAGGSSGGAAAAVASGMVPVAQGNDGMGSIRIPAAACGVVGVKPGGGLVPADIGATAWRGLAENGPLTTTVADAALVLSVMSGRRELAAVAPPAGALRIAASTRVPVAGVRLDAEVVRAVVRVAGVLRRAGHAVVRADPPYSQALANAIAAWFAAAASDDILSVGEGFAQLEARQRHHARIGRQLERWGRVRESDRQLWTARAGEFFRDHDVLITPVTTGPPLPAEPGGTRWGERSWLANFSANLRWAPFAGAWNFAGFPALTVPAAMHSSGVPIGVQLVAPLGGEDVLLSVAAQWESSSPWQRFAPMAGLS; from the coding sequence ATGTCGAGCACGGTCGGATGGACGGCGGGCGAGATCGCCGCTGCGGTGCACCGCGGCGAGGTGACGCCGCGCGAGGTCGTTCGTGATCACCTCGAGGTCATCGACCGGATCGATCCGGTGGTCGGGGCCTTCGTTCAGGTGCGCGGCGATCAGGCGCTGACCGAGGCCGAGGAACTCGCGGCACACCCCGAGTTGGGCCGATTGCCGCTCGCCGGCGTCCCTGTCGCCGTCAAGGGCAACACGGCCGTGCTCGGGGAGGCGACCCGGTTCGGCTGCGCCGTCACCGATGCCACGCCGGCGCGAGACGACCACGAGGTGGTGGTCCGGTTGCGTGCCGCCGGGGCGATCGTGGTCGGTGTGACCCGGATGCCCGAGCTCGGCGTCTGGGGCACCACGGACGACGCCGGTGGCGTGACACGCAACCCGTGGCAGCTCGACCGGACGGCGGGTGGTTCCTCGGGTGGTGCTGCGGCGGCCGTGGCGTCCGGCATGGTTCCCGTGGCGCAGGGCAACGACGGGATGGGGTCCATCCGCATCCCCGCGGCGGCGTGTGGTGTGGTGGGTGTGAAGCCGGGCGGCGGGCTGGTCCCTGCCGACATCGGCGCGACGGCCTGGCGTGGATTGGCCGAGAACGGGCCCTTGACGACCACGGTGGCCGACGCCGCGTTGGTGCTGTCGGTGATGTCCGGACGCCGCGAGCTCGCTGCGGTCGCCCCGCCGGCCGGCGCGCTGCGGATCGCGGCCTCGACCCGGGTTCCGGTCGCGGGCGTGCGACTCGATGCCGAGGTCGTGCGCGCCGTCGTCCGGGTCGCGGGCGTGCTGCGGCGAGCGGGGCATGCCGTGGTTCGGGCGGACCCGCCGTACTCGCAGGCCCTGGCGAATGCGATCGCGGCTTGGTTCGCCGCGGCAGCCTCCGATGACATCCTCAGCGTGGGCGAGGGGTTCGCGCAGCTCGAGGCGCGGCAGCGCCACCATGCTCGGATCGGGCGGCAGTTGGAGCGGTGGGGGCGGGTCCGTGAGAGCGACCGGCAGCTGTGGACGGCGCGCGCGGGGGAGTTCTTCCGCGATCACGACGTTCTGATCACCCCGGTCACCACCGGCCCGCCGCTACCCGCCGAGCCCGGTGGCACGCGGTGGGGCGAGCGATCGTGGTTGGCCAACTTCTCGGCCAATCTGCGGTGGGCACCGTTCGCCGGGGCGTGGAATTTCGCCGGGTTCCCGGCCCTGACGGTGCCTGCCGCCATGCACTCGTCGGGGGTGCCGATCGGTGTCCAACTGGTGGCACCCCTCGGCGGCGAGGACGTGCTGCTCTCCGTTGCGGCGCAATGGGAATCGTCGTCCCCGTGGCAGCGGTTCGCGCCGATGGCCGGGCTCAGCTGA